A DNA window from Ipomoea triloba cultivar NCNSP0323 chromosome 10, ASM357664v1 contains the following coding sequences:
- the LOC116031835 gene encoding putative disease resistance protein RGA3 codes for MADALISIVVDQLFNILKDQVEELRAAMGVEKEITSLSSKLKKMREVLDDAEKRSFKENGVKLWVDTIQDFSYEVDNVLDEWRTRILTQQIERSEVAAPVIRRKTIGCSSFLPSCFHFKKLVVHRDIALKIKELDSRLDQIVKEKEQYNFLAVTHTSDQESKRVTTTSFGVDTSEIQGRDIDASDLIRELVKKDDGEEAIIRNGPPVISIVGTGGIGKTTLAQLVFGDEQIKAHFDERVWICVSHPFDEIKVAKAFVESMTKSSTNLSQLQVLLERIQTSLSNKRFLIVLDDVWTEQSAKWEPFKNSLKVGLPGSRILLTSRSERVARVMGTVYMHRLDQISDSDAWLLLSRIAFSGRREEDCEKLKDIGQKIAQKCKGLPLAVKAMGSLLCFKNTEEEWQNVFDSKIWELEEVTTDLFPHLYLSYDDLTPKMKRCLSYCSIFPKDYDIQVDKLIRIWMAQGYLTTTTGSDHNQMELKGRELFGDLAMRSFFQDLEKDDMDSNTIISCKMHDIVHDFTEFLTRNECHSIDQHEDKVKIENLRHLSWQKSGRPVNPASVCDIGKLRSFFAEYLSPKELTPNLFNGLKSVRVLGLHGCELHELPKEIGNLLHLRYIDLSYSQVEELPDAICSLYNLQTLDLEGCRHLSRLPERIDKLINLRHLNIRDTPRLEILPQGIAKLTQLCTLSDFVVGKESTNLGYMEKLNQLQGNLSIHVIGDLNNAADVEEAENADLKNKKHLKELRFNFFWESEVRVDVMEALKPPPKLQSLIIDGYRGIQLPSWITLSLDNLRVLEINECFNCSCLPPLGKLPCLETLCVRLMDELKYVGSEFLGVAEVGGVAFPKLKKLHFSYCSEWKEWQELKKEAAIESKIMPCLRELEVDCCRKLKTVPHHLVSRTPPLESLKIKGCPSLKLDYSDMSHIPHSTLHM; via the coding sequence ATGGCCGACGCTCTCATCTCCATCGTTGTGGATCAGCTGTTCAACATCCTCAAGGACCAAGTCGAGGAGCTAAGAGCCGCGATGGGTGTGGAGAAGGAGATCACAAGCCTCTCATCAAAGCTGAAGAAAATGAGGGAGGTATTAGATGATGCAGAGAAGAGAAGCTTCAAGGAGAATGGCGTCAAGCTCTGGGTCGATACGATCCAAGACTTCTCCTACGAAGTGGACAACGTTCTGGATGAGTGGCGCACCAGAATCCTCACACAACAGATCGAGAGGTCCGAGGTTGCAGCTCCGGTAATTCGTAGAAAAACAATAGGTTGCTCCTCTTTCCTGCCTTCATGTTTCCATTTCAAAAAGCTGGTTGTGCATCGAGACATCGCGCTGAAAATAAAGGAACTCGATTCCAGGCTTGATCAGATTGTGAAAGAGAAAGAGCAGTACAATTTTCTCGCTGTAACGCACACTTCTGATCAGGAATCGAAACGGGTCACCACTACTTCGTTTGGTGTGGATACATCAGAGATTCAGGGTCGGGATATTGATGCCAGTGATTTAATAAGAGAGTTGGTGAAGAAAGATGATGGAGAAGAAGCAATAATAAGAAATGGCCCCCCTGTTATTTCCATAGTGGGCACTGGAGGGATAGGGAAAACTACACTTGCTCAACTGGTCTTTGGGGATGAACAGATAAAGGCTCATTTTGATGAAAGGGTGTGGATTTGTGTTTCGCACCCTTTCGACGAGATCAAGGTTGCGAAAGCCTTTGTTGAGTCAATGACTAAAAGCTCCACAAATCTGTCTCAGCTGCAAGTGCTACTGGAAAGAATCCAAACCAGTTTGTCCAACAAAAGGTTCCTGATTGTGTTGGATGATGTGTGGACAGAGCAGTCTGCAAAGTGGGAGCCATTTAAGAACTCTCTCAAGGTTGGACTCCCCGGGAGTAGAATCTTGTTGACCTCGAGGAGCGAGCGGGTTGCAAGAGTGATGGGAACTGTGTATATGCATCGGTTGGATCAAATATCCGACTCGGATGCTTGGTTGCTGCTTAGCAGGATTGCATTTTCTGGGAGAAGGGAAGAGGATTGTGAGAAACTGAAAGATATTGGCCAGAAAATTGCTCAAAAGTGCAAAGGACTTCCACTTGCTGTTAAGGCCATGGGGAGCCTGCTTTGTTTCAAAAACACTGAGGAGGAATGGCAAAATGTTTTTGACAGTAAAATTTGGGAGTTGGAGGAAGTGACAACAGATCTCTTTCCTCATTTGTATCTTAGCTATGATGATTTAACCCCAAAGATGAAGCGATGCTTATCATATTGTTCCATCTTTCCCAAGGATTATGATATACAAGTAGATAAGCTCATCAGAATTTGGATGGCACAAGGTTATCTGACAACAACAACTGGAAGTGATCACAATCAGATGGAACTAAAAGGCCGGGAGTTATTTGGGGATTTAGCAATGCGTTCTTTCTTCCAAGATTTGGAGAAAGATGACATGGATTCCAACACTATCATATCTTGCAAAATGCATGACATAGTGCATGATTTTACCGAGTTCCTTACCAGAAATGAATGCCACAGTATCGACCAGCACGAGGATAAGGTCAAGATTGAAAATCTACGCCATCTGTCATGGCAGAAATCGGGAAGGCCTGTGAATCCTGCCTCAGTTTGTGACATTGGAAAGCTTCGCAGCTTTTTCGCAGAATACCTTTCTCCAAAAGAACTTACTCCTAATCTGTTCAATGGTCTGAAGTCTGTGAGAGTATTAGGATTGCACGGCTGTGAATTGCATGAACTCCCAAAGGAGATAGGAAATTTGCTTCATCTAAGGTACATTGATTTAAGTTACAGCCAGGTAGAAGAGTTACCTGACGCAATTTGCTCTTTGTACAACTTGCAAACATTAGATCTTGAAGGGTGTAGGCATCTTTCTAGACTACCTGAAAGAATTGACAAATTGATAAACTTGAGACACCTTAACATCAGAGACACCCCTAGGTTGGAGATCTTGCCTCAAGGTATAGCAAAGCTAACTCAGCTTTGTACTTTGAGTGACTTTGTGGTGGGGAAAGAGTCAACTAATTTGGGATACATGGAGAAGTTGAACCAACTCCAAGGGAATCTGTCAATTCATGTTATTGGTGATCTGAACAATGCAGCAGACGTTGAGGAAGCCGAGAATGCAGACTTGAAAAACAAGAAGCACCTCAAAGAATTGCGTTTCAATTTCTTTTGGGAAAGTGAGGTGAGAGTAGATGTGATGGAAGCTCTAAAACCACCTCCAAAACTGCAAAGCTTGATAATTGATGGATACAGAGGAATCCAATTACCCTCCTGGATCACACTGTCCCTCGATAATCTACGAGTTCTTGAAATCAACGAGTGCTTTAATTGTTCGTGTTTGCCTCCACTAGGAAAACTGCCTTGTCTCGAAACTCTTTGCGTACGCCTTATGGACGAGCTAAAATATGTTGGGAGTGAGTTTCTGGGAGTAGCAGAAGTAGGTGGTGTTGCTTTTCCAAAGCTGAAGAAATTGCATTTCTCATATTGTTCAGAGTGGAAGGAGTGGCAAGAGTTGAAGAAAGAAGCAGCAATTGAGTCAAAAATAATGCCATGTTTGAGGGAGTTAGAAGTAGATTGTTGCAGAAAACTGAAGACAGTGCCCCATCACTTGGTAAGTAGGACACCACCACTGGAGTCTTTGAAGATCAAGGGCTGTCCTAGTTTGAAACTTGATTACAGTGACATGTCTCACATTCCACATTCTACTCTTCATATGTGA